The Anolis carolinensis isolate JA03-04 chromosome 2, rAnoCar3.1.pri, whole genome shotgun sequence genome contains the following window.
aggtgttttgtacttcaacccctacaattcctaaaagctggtaagctggctaaaCAAAACAACTTGagaatcaaaggttgggaaccactggtgtgtCTGCTTACTTGAGGGTGGGTCCCTTTGAACTCAGTGCGGCTTATTTTTGTATGAAACTCTAAAGACCAATTTCAAAACTTATTGAAGTGCAAAAATTAAACAATTTCATTTATCATCTTAGGTATAAAATCCAATAATTTCCAGTACCAAAATAAAGgtcatatttaaaatgttttctgtttCCTTCCAAACCTATGACATGAGGAAAGGGGAAAACTTTGTAGGTTCACAATGCTTAGGGACAGAGGAAGGATTCAATGGGAAAATCAGGGATAGAGTTTAGGCTTCACAATAAAAAGAAATGTCTTCTGAAGGGAACTGCTGCTGTAAACTCATCAGTAATTGAACATAGTGCTACGTCAGAGTAAATTGCACAGGGTTTTGTTGTAGATGTTCTCATTCTAATttgaaaaaattctgttcctggtttaatagtgttatttactgtttaattatgtagtacttgctttgaaagtagttgttatactccagaaacttcgtttttgtggctgccattttaaacctttcaatgtgccatttttaaccttttgtgcagaccgcaaaaacaacatttttgcagtttaataaactttttccatattttaatgataaaaccaattaggaaatgacatttataacaaaaatcatgttacatagtgtcaaGTCAAGTCAAAATAATTCTCACCCATctttccttgtggcttgaggtgggccacaatatagttaaaacacatcaccataaaCATTATATAAGAAACAAATATTAAAACGTATTTGTTTCTATGCCATGGTGCTGCTTCCAACCATTTTAAAATTTCTGGTCAGGAAGATGGCAACTGCAAAGAGTTGTATGACCCCCTGAAGTGTCACTAGTGCTTTGCTTCTCTGCAGAATGaacctcaacttatccacaggtcattaAAAATTTCTAAATCTGCCACTGACTTAGACATAAGGTCaatttatacataagtatattcaTGGTAAATCCTACAGAGCAAAGGATTTAGCTGTTGTGATGGAACAAGTGGATGCATACACAATATATCTGTTTCATTTTGGACTGCTTTCTTGTTTCAGAGATGTTGAAAATAAACACAAGTTGATAACAAGGACCGAAGCAAAGCAAGAATATCTTCTGAAAGACTGCGATTTAGACAAACGGGAACCTGTGCTCAGATTCATTTTGAAGAAGAACCCTCATAATGCACAGTGGGGTGACATGAAGCTTTATTTAAAGCTACAGGTATTGAAGCTAGATCCAACCAATCATTCTCCACCAAGAAAGGGGAAAGTGCAGCCCATAGGCCTTACTTTTGCAGTTCCAGAAGCCCCCCAAATGCTCCTCCAAAGCCCCATAAATttgtacaaaatattttttccaatttcCCAGTGATTTTGAGCACCTTTTTACCCCAAATCTGGTCAAATCTGCGCCCAAATGGCTCCAAATGCAGAGGGGTTTTTTTCTGTCCAAAAGCTTTCCTAATCCACAAAACCAGGGATGGGGAGGAGGGTTAGGGGTAGGCAAGCCCgataataataaacttaaaatGAAAGTACCATGACATCCCTTGTGTGCTTGAAAGAGAGCAGCATAAGAGTATGGGATGGGGAAAAATACCCCTGCTTCCTCTCCTTTTCTACACAGACCTCCCTGCCACAAAAAAGTAAAAACATATGATCTAAGACCTCTCCCCATGGGTAATATTGCTACTATATTTCCATAATTCCCAGTTGAACACCTTTGTTActtgtaatttaaaaataattattctgtGTATTCAGTGGGCAATACTGTCTGCTGATGGAAGACTCTTTAATTCATCAATGACTGGATTGCAATGGGATTTTCACTGATTCTCCATctagatttacactgccatataatccagattgtattAGTTACTGGACAAGGATACAGATTacctgcactgaactggattatatggaagtttaGATTTATACAATCCAattcagttaatctgcattctgatgctgcattacatggcagtatagaaccAGCCTTCTCTGTCGCAGTGCCCTGGAACCTTTCTTTCTTAAGATGAGAACCCCTTAAGAACTGCATGGAAGAGTGTTTCAGCAGAGGGACAGAGTTGGCTACAACCCGCTGTATCTTCAGCTATAGACTTGATATAACCTTCATATAAAATTGTTCAAATCCATGAAAAGTTTGGCATCTGTCCAATTTCATAATTCAAATGTTAATAGGTTTCATGATATTTGCTGCACTGATATTTTACTTTTAACGCCCCAATATTCTTCTTTCAGATACTGTTTTCAAATAGAAAATAATGCTTATGATTTCTTTTTCAGTGCCAGTTTTTTCAACAGATCAGTCTTACTTATTCTCCTTCATGCACACTAACAATATATATAAATAGTGACGGAGGAGGTCTTGCATAATGGCTCTGTGTACCCTCAGAAGCCATTTTTATGTTCTCCCAATTACTCAAAAATTCCCATAAATGCCCTTTAGCAGCAGTGGAAGCAATTTCAACATGTTTTGTATCCCCCAGGCCAATTTAGGCCTGGGAAGGCCTCTTTCCCTAATGGTAAATATAATGAAAGTTGACTTCTGTGCCACTTCCTGTTTTTCCCCCCAACTCTTTTAAAGGGGCTTAAATATGATAAAATTGACCTTAAACTTCCTAGGCTTTGATTATTTAGGTGAGGGGTGCAGCAGCAGCAAGTACAACCTCTGAGGTTTTCTGGCAAATCAGTGCAGCTGTCAAACTCTGACAGTTGCCTGCTGGACTATAGAAAAGAAAGGAGGCAACTCTACAGATCTTCCACTTTTAACTACCAATGGGAGGAAATTATTTTTCCGAGTCTCTTGTAATTAGTACACAAATGCTATGATCCTCAAGAAAATTGTTGGtattgccttccttcttttccgTCTAGTGGGAAAACTGGACACAGGAAAGCTGTGAGAATAAGGAGGATGAATGCAGTGAGGACCATGGCCAGTGTTTCCCCAACCCAATGcagataacactgtgtaacataatttggggaaaaaatatgttcctggtttgaaagctttattcctgtttaactgtgcagtatttactttgaaagtagttgttatactccagaaacttcatttttgtggctgccacaaactatgttgaattggttgagactcgatgagatagttgactctttcaaatcaaatcacgttttattgattagcccatcggccgtatcaaaacatttaacacatagacatacatacaacatacaacccgcagtaaaaaaagaagttaaaataaacaagctgttaacaagaccccattcaggtcaaatatctgcatcacctccacagtttaccccaattgattccagatatgcaattctcagctgtgttgctttgaataggaaaagggctgttttgtgtgttattttaggattctggccggccaacaaaaatgatattttaatatgtgggtcccagtgtgttttgtgaataatgtatgacccgaggcattggtctctctctttcttatacaattcacagctgaacaaaacatgtgtcgatgagatagtcattgagcaactatagcaaaatgtgctgcaagatgtcccgcaaaaacagtttttgcagtttaataaactttttccacgttttcatgatagaaccaattaggaaatgacatttataatccaagaACAAAAGTCGTTTTACATAGCGTGATATGATAGTCACTAGTCAACATCACTTCTTCAGTTTCCTTAGTATGTTGGGAATCTGATTCACCAAACAAAGATACCATTTGGTTCTCCATGCCCATGGTTTACAGACCCACTGTTAAATATCCTAAATGTGAGCTAAAACTGTTGAAAGCGTTAGAAAATAATGAATAGTATCAGTTAGGTGTCCTTTCCCCCACAACTCCATATGAACAACCATCAAACCTTGGGAGGCATCTGCTCTAATGCTGCTACTTTTTACTGGACAAGGAGACAGTTGAGATGATGGAGGCTATATgttgttctcaacttgtgggtccctaggtggttttgcttacaactctcagaaatcccagccagtttaccagtagttaggatttctgggagttgaaggccaaaacatctgggggttcacaggttgagaaccactgggctagattcACCTCTAAGCAGACAAAAACTGAGGATGTGTTCACAGAGGAAGTGTGCTCTCATTTGCCTTCCtctagggcagagctttccaaagtgTGTGTCGCAACATGTTAGTGTATCTGCTGTTGTGTGTAGTGCAAATGGAACAGAGAACATACCTCTCAatgtatgtgaaataagcaagaaatcatattaaaatatatatatacatgaaaggttttcatgagatatattgtGTCACCATACATTTAGTCATTAGTTTATGTATGTGTTTGCATATAATGTGAATGGGCAGAGGAATTGATGGATTCAACCAGCAATTCCTTTGTCCTCTTTTTagtaaaaatgtttttttgaaaaatagaatTGATGGGCCTAGAACCCAGTATTCCTAACCTGAGCCCCGCAAATATCAGTTCTTTCAAACTGACATCTTCGCTAAGTGAAACACAGCTCACAAAATCAGTGAAGAAGTCTGCATCACAAACTCAAAGGCCTAACTTTTGATAGTTTAAAATAGATCTGCCATATTTTGCAGGTTATCAAACGTTCCCTTGAAATCTGGGGAAGCGAAGAAGCGTTAGAAGAAGCAAAGGAGAGCCGCCAAGACAACAGGGAGAAGATGAAACAGAAAAAGTTTGATAAAAAAGTCAAAGGTGTGTATAGCAAACCACTTTTTACATTCCCCTATCACTGAAAGATCCGAATATAGTGGTTCAATTTCTGGCACAGTGAATTGGTACTTGTGCCCATttaggagtggggggggggggggtgtctcatTTGTGGTAGAGATTGGAAATTTTTACAAATAATAACATGTTGATAGTTAAATAGCATTATTTTGGGACCTGTGATGTCTATTCTCAAACATTATCAGCTGCTGGCCATTTTGAGATTTTTCAAGTTTCTCATTTTAATCTTTGTTAATGAAGCTGATAATGGGTATTTATACTCAGTCCTGGCCATGTTGAGATACCTGTTGTCAGAAATGATTGCATAAGCCTGAAAAAAAGTTTAGAATTTTTGTAAATTTATTCAATCATGTTTTATGCCTTGACTGTGcttgatgtgaccaaaatatagGTAGTCTAAAGATAGCAGTTTGAGcgttggattataactttggattaTGACCAGGGTTTAAATGTGTGCTTGGCTATGGAAGCCAGATGGGAAAccgtgggcaagtcacactctcaatctcagagaaaggcaaaggcaaaccctctctgtaCAAATTTTGTCAGGAGCAATTTTTAAAGACAGGATTAACCAATAAGACTAAAATCTACTATTTTgtttgtcattgtgtgccttcaaatccttcctgacTAATGGTGATCCTAAAATGAAGTTGTCATGTGTTCAAATGGGGATTCACACTCTCTTCTGAGCCTGAGAGTGTGGCGAAGTTGACTCTCTGACTGGAGTAGTTCAATTGAATCAATGGATTTACACTGCTCTTTCAGCACTGGATATTCTGCTTGGGACTAACTTGGATTTTTGTCAGTGTCTGCAAATATCGTATTATACCAAcattacatagcattgtgtttcaTAATGTGAAAATCAACAATTGGAAAGGATTCTGAGACCCGAGAAAAGGCAAATGTTAACTCTGGCCCAGCAACTTGCACCCCCAAATTGATGGTTACTTTGAGTTTTTTCTAATTCAGTTGGAAAGTTTTACTTTAGGAATAGAGAAGTTGTTTCAATACAGTATTCAAGCTTTGGTCCCAGTGTACATTCATGCAGCAGGGGGACCAAGGCAAGAGAACAATTTTTGGACTTTCTGATTAacaaaaatatttgattttaaaactgttttatacTAGAACTACGCCGAGCCATAAGGAGCAGCACCTGGAAAAAAGACACAAGTATCCATCACCATGAGTATGGAGCCGAAGAACAGATAGATGAAGATATGTACAAGAAAATCTGTACTACATGTGGTCATGAACTAACATATGAAAAAATGTAATGCTCTTAATTTTACATGGAATGCACTTTTTGTAATGCTGAATTTTTGTATCTATTAAAATGAATGGCATCACTTGCTTCAAGAGTTTTTACTTACACCATAATCCACATCCAGAAATATTGTACTAACATTATTGTGTGATAGAGGTAACTTGGAAATATAAACTTTTCAAAAAGGCCAGTGAACAACAGTTGCTTTTAGCCTTAGCATATTTTTAGAGGCTTAAAATAGCTCATACAAAAAAAATGTGTACATAAGCAATGGGGTTGGTGCAAGTTACACAAGTGTTGGTTGCAGAAAGTTGAGAGGATAAGCAGTTCTGTGTATGTCGTGTTCTTAGAGATTCCCCATTTGCTTCAGTAACATAAactggattgggttgctgtgagtttttcaggttgtatggccatgttctagtagcattctctcctgcggTCAggagaacatagccatacagcctgaaaaactcacagcaacccaatgattccagccatgaaagccttcgacaacacataaaatggATTATTTATTCAAGTTAATTAAACCTGTTTTTATGCATGTAAACCAAGAGGATGAAAACATATAAAaaccttcctccttttttgaaaggaaaacaattaaaacaaaaatctaGAACTTGAACTGTTTAAGGCTGGGGctcttcctcctccatctcctgaAGTAAGCCAATTAAAACAAATCTAAACCTGCAAATCTGGGGTGCCATCAATTGTAAGGCACACCTGAAACAGGAACAAAAGTGTGCCTTAGAATCAGTGAACCACAGTATATATACATTTTTCTGATTTTCCATTTGAGGAGTAACAGCATAGCCCCTTAGCCAATTACTGCAGAGCTTTAATGGGACATTTCACTGACTTCATGAGAGTCCATCTGCTATTCTAGTAGCTGAGCCCCCAATGGtgtaatggattaaacccttgtgccggcaaaaCTGCTAATCTGaaagttggattgctgacctgaagattgccagttcgaatccagagagagcgcggatgaactccctctgtcagctccagctccccataagtatggtaaaacatccaggcgtcccctggacaacgtccttgcagacggccaattctcttcacaccagaagtgccttgcagtttctcaagtcactcctgacatgaaaaaaaaccctgctattccagtggtttccaaactcctccaggtgttttggacttcagctccaaaatttctaacagctgataagatgactgggatttctgggagttggaaatccaaaacacctagagaaccAAAGCTTGAGAACAACTGATTTTATTATTTACACATTAGTATGTACAACATCTGTAGGTTGAATGTTTAAAAAGATAAGTTAGAAGAACAGGTGATTTACCTGCAAGTGCTCCTTGGAGTGGCATCTATGCTCTCACACAAATAGACTTTGCACTTATGCAGAGACCCCGATTGGGAAATTTTAGAGCTCTGCAGCTTGAAGGTAGCACCTTCCCTGTTTCCCCTTTAGCACATGTCCCAACCGCCAAGCTCTTTGTTTCTACCATTTCCAAGTTTGC
Protein-coding sequences here:
- the xpa gene encoding DNA repair protein complementing XP-A cells isoform X3, which codes for MRRRLRETPLSLGLNMSLETTPAPKAETAPLSAAMRAKIERNRQRALMLRQARLATRPYPSAGEGSSRVKAPPKVIDTGGGFFLEEEEEEEGTVKKIVHPPGPVLEFDYLICDECGKEFMDSYLMNHFDLATCDNCRDVENKHKLITRTEAKQEYLLKDCDLDKREPVLRFILKKNPHNAQWGDMKLYLKLQVIKRSLEIWGSEEALEEAKESRQDNREKMKQKKFDKKVKELRRAIRSSTWKKDTSIHHHEYGAEEQIDEDMYKKICTTCGHELTYEKM
- the xpa gene encoding DNA repair protein complementing XP-A cells isoform X4 — protein: MAPGPSLPSGFYRCRHLLSPPQKKGRGSHACADGFERRLCSSRVKAPPKVIDTGGGFFLEEEEEEEGTVKKIVHPPGPVLEFDYLICDECGKEFMDSYLMNHFDLATCDNCRDVENKHKLITRTEAKQEYLLKDCDLDKREPVLRFILKKNPHNAQWGDMKLYLKLQVIKRSLEIWGSEEALEEAKESRQDNREKMKQKKFDKKVKELRRAIRSSTWKKDTSIHHHEYGAEEQIDEDMYKKICTTCGHELTYEKM